The sequence GTCCACAATACAGCTGGGCATACCCAGGAGCAGCACTCTGTCAGGGAACAGTCCCGCAGGCAATTCGCTGCGTTCTCGAAGCAACCGACTACGAAGACGCCATCCGTAACGCAGTCTCGCTCGGCGGGGACAGCGACACACTCGCCTGTATTGCAGGGGGAATCGCGGAACCCGTTTTCGGCGTTCCGAAAAAGCTGTACACTATTGGGATGAATATTTTAAAGCATTACTTCCCGGAACCGCACAAACTCGTGATCGATTTCGAGAAGAAGTTCGGAAATCGGGTGCTATAATTATTCGAACATCGTGCCATCGTTTTCGTCTTCGGCGCCGTCATCGTAGTCTTCAATGGACTTTCCGTCGGCGGGGACGATGATGAGGCCGAGCGTCACAGGATCGCCTTTCACGTTCAAGTAAGCTTCGAGCCACAAGTTCGTCGAAAGACGGAGCAGGCGCAGGTCGAGCATGGTGCCGCCCTTGTGAATGCTTTTCGGGTTCCTGTTGAAGAACAGGAACTTTTTATTGATGTATTCAAAGCGGTCCTTGTCGTAGTTGATCGACCATTCGGAATTGCCATCGTTTTCTTGGCGGTAGGTGCAGCGGTCGTTATCGATGTCGCATTCAAAGCTCGCGCTTTCGTGGTAACGCTTGTTCCATTCGCGGCTAAAGGCACAGCTCTGCACGCGGCCAGCACCATTGCGCTTTTTGTTGAGTTGGTCGTTGATGACCACAAAATCCATTTTCTGATTCTTGACCTGCTTGTAGACATCCATCAAAATGATGTACGCTTCAATATTGTTGGGGCATTTGCCGGTCAGGTTCACATCTTCGTGAGCCTTCAGCAAAGTCTGCTGCATGTCAATATCGATGGCGTCGGGAATTTCACTTTCCTTGATTTTATCGAGCACCTTCTTGGGCGGCACAAAGACCACCTTGTCTCCCTTCTTGATGGCATAACCCAGCTGGTCTCGCACATAGTCCAAGCACTGCTGCACGTGAATATGCACCGTATTGGAACCACCCGACACAAAGTCCACGCCAATGCGCACATTCCATTCACCTGCAGTACTACCGGCATTCTTGTCGATTTCACAGAAGGGATCTTCGCGGATACCGTCAATAAAAATCACTTTTGCATTCAGCTTGGTCACCACCGATTCTTCTTTATCAAGGGCGCCACCCAGACTCCAAAAGTTCGGATTCAGGCGGAGCACTTCGGCAAAGGCCTTGTCGCCATCAAGCGCCGGGAGCAAAGAGTCGTTGCGGGCATTCTTTTCTTTCAAAAGTTCGGAATACTCCGTTACAACGGTCATATTGCTAAAACCGTTACGCTTGGCGGGTTCAGGCATCGCTTGGGCAAACGACACCGCCAAAAGGCAAATTAAAGCAAACAAGGAAACTTTTTTCATACAGGAAATAAAATACAAAAAATTAAAGTTTTAAATCCGCCAAATTCATTAGATGCGGAATATGAAAATCCACCCAATTGGGGGTATCTGTGGTCGGATTCACGAAAATCGTGGTCCAGCCGCGTCGATGAGCCGGCTCCAAGTTACGGAGTGAATCTTCAAGCAGCACGATTTCCTTTGGATTTTCGGGATAGGCTACGCCCATGCCAGCAAGCTTTTCGGCCAGCCACTTTTCCATTTTCACATAGGCGCTATCGTGCGGTTTACCGACCCAATCCAACTGTTTCAGGTCAAAAACTCCATCAATCGCCGAATCGATCCCCATATGCGCCATCCCCGCTTCGCTCCAATCGTGACGGCCGTTCGTAAACACGAATCGCGGGCCTTTCAAGCTTTGCAACAAGGCCAACTTTTCAGGAGCTTTCTTAGGGTAAGTCAAAAAATCCGGCACATGGATAAAGTCGAAGAAATCGTCGGGATCCGTATTGTTCATGGCCATCAGGCCTGCAAGAGTCGTTCCGAACCGTTCTAAATAATCAGTACGAATCTTATGCGCCGATTCGAAATCGCCGCCGACTGTTTTTTGCACAAACAGAGAAATCCGGTGGTCCAGCGAATTGATGACACACCGCTCCTCGGTTCCGTATAGAGTCAAGTCGTAGTCAAACAGCCAAACCATACGGATTTAGTATCCCATGGCAAGGCCGCCGATTTGGCGAGCAAGATAGGTGGCGTAGTTATCCGTCATGCCGCTCACAAAGTCGAGCACTTGGTGGTACGCTTCAGCAACCGTCACACTCTGACCAATTTTCGCCTGACCGATGAGTCGCACAATGCGGTCGGCGCGGTAAGAATTGTTGCCATTCAAGCGGAAGTCGTAAACGCCATTGATAAAGGCGTCAAGCACCGTGGCAAGCGTCGTGTAGCTACCAACTTCAAGTTCGGTCTTGCGACGATCCGGATAAATGCGTTCCACGCCAAGGCGCTTTGCAATGCGGATGCCTTCCATCACGTCGGACTTGGAAAGATTCGTCAAATGCTTGACTCGTTCGCCACTCATGATTGCTTCGTAGTTGTTCACAAACGTCACGGCAACATCGTCTATCAAGTTCTGGATGGCACGGCCACGAACGCTGCTCAAGAAGTCGCGGAAGTTCTGGCCATTTTCCTGAAATTCGCGGTCAATATCCACATCGGGGCCGCACAGGTAGCTGAACATACCACGAACATCGCCGTAGCTCAAAATACCCAGTTCAATGGCATCTTCTACATCCAAGATGCTGTAGCAAATATCATCGGCGGCTTCCATCAAATACACCAGCGGGTGACGCACCCACTTGCCCGTTTCCACTTCGGGAATACCCAGCGTATAAGCTGTAACGCGGTAAAGGTCAGCTTCAGTCGCGAACAAGCTTGTGGGCGAACCGAACTTTGCAAGTTGCGGGTACTTGATCATGGCGCCCAGCGTCGCATAAGTCAAGCGCATGCCACCATCCAAAAAGTGGTATTCCAGCTTGCTCAAAATGCGGTGACCTTGGGCGTTACCGTCGAAATTTTCAAAATCGGCGATTTCGGTATCGTTCAGGTCGCGAAGCGGAGCGGAATTGCAATTCTTGCGGAACCATTCGCGAATAGCAGCTTCGCCCGCGTGACCAAAAGGCGGGTTACCGATATCATGAGCCAAGCATGCCGACTGCACAATCGTACCGAAATGGTATTCGTTAATGTACTTGGGCAGATACTTTTTAATCAGGTGATACACCGTAATGGCAAGGCTGCGACCCACGCTCGACACTTCAATACTATGCGTCAAGCGGCTATGCACGTGATCGTTCACCGAGAACGGGTGCACCTGAGTCTTGCGGCCAAGGCGTCTAAATGCCGTCGAAAAAACAATGCGGTCGTAATCGCGATGGAAATCGGAACGGTTCGGGTCCAAATCAGCAGGGTGCCCGTAGCGCGTCGCAGAAAGCAAAGTATCCCATTGAAGCATGGGTAGAAAGATAGTAAATAGTAGGAAGTAGACAGTAGGCAGTGGTTAGTGGTTAGTATCGGGACGCGCCTTTTTAGCGAGGAATGTGATTACTATCAGATCCACCACTACAAATGCAACAAGCCAAATCACCGAACCACTCTGGAATCCGTAACTGTGCAAGCCCACGCCGAGCAGGTTCACGCCGAACCAGCAAAGGAACGTGACAATCACGTTAAAACAATTCATCAGCGCAAAGCCACGGGCAGACACCATACGCCCGGCACGCAAATGGAGCGCAAGCATCGCCCAAAGAATCACGAACAAGGCGCCACATTCCTTCGGGTCAAAGCCCCAGAAGCGCCCCCAGGCAAAATCAGCCCACACCCCGCCCAGCAACGTTCCGACGACCGTAAATACGGCGCCAAAGACAAGCGTTCCATACAACAGCGAGTAAAGTGGCGAGCCTTTGGGCTGTTCTACGGAAGGTAACGCCGCATTTCCACGGAACAACACCAAATGAGAAACTATTCCTGATAGAATCATCCCCGCAAACCCGAGCGCAATCGTAAACACATGAACCGTCAGGAACACCGAAGAATTCAGCACCGTTGGAATCGGTTGGAACGTATCACCTACTTCCAGCACGAACTTCGCAAAAAACAGAAGCGCTGTTGCCATCAGAACTACAGGAACCATCAACGCATAAGTACGGTTCTTGCAGAATAAAAAAGCTCCTGACTCAAACGCCATCAAAAGTAACGCCACCAGTAACACAATTTCATATAAATTAGACATCGGCGGACGCATCGCCACGTAAGTGCGGAGCGCAAGCATCGTCGTCAAGACGGCAGTAGAAGCAACGCACAAGCCATTCGCCGCCACATCTAGCTTTCGCGACTTGAAAAGCTGATTCAGCGAAGCCAGCAGACACGCAATGAAAGAGATGATAAAGCCCCACAAGGCAAAATTCGCCTTATGGTAAAATACTTCAGTCGCAAGGCGCCCCTTATCGACAGCCGCATACTGCGATGACGCCGCGTCTACCACCGTAAATGCAGTTCCATTCTTTATCGCCTCATACTGCAAGAAATTTGAGTAAAGTCGGCGCATTTCAACCGTCGCCGGATGGTTATCGTCACGGCTCGCATAAAGTTTCAGCAAATCGCGCGACGGAGCCAATTCCGCATAGCTCACATAACGCGCCTCGGACGGCAATTGCAGAGCGTCCAAAACGTCGCTACGCAGGACTTTGAAAAGAGCAAGATCCTTTGTTTTTTCTGATAAATCCTTTATCCATTCGACAATATGTACGGCAGGGATTTTTCCTTCGCAAAAATCATTTTCCCGGCACTTGTAAGTAACGCGGCCACTCAAGTCATCGAGAAATCCCCGAGCAAAAGAATCGAACGGGCGCAATTCACCTTCCACAATCACCGGAGTTTCTCGGCCCACCGAGAACCATATCAAGGCATCGCTAGGAATTTCATCAGCACGCACATTCGTCGGCAAGGCAAGCATCGCCAGCGCAACAAGCGCCACGATTTTTGTTGCCACACAAGATGAAGACTTCCGCGATCCACGCACCTTTACCGCATAATGCAACGCCGCCCCCAGCAAGAACAATACCGTAAATGCGTAAGGCACAAAATGCAGCGGATCGTAAAACGCCTTATACATCGCCACCTTTTTATCAGGTTCCATATCGACGTTTCCGCGGTATTGCACATAGTAGGGCCAGTGATTTTCAAGGATTCGCCTTCCCTCACGGACCGGCGCCAATCTCAAACTGTCGGAAACTTCGAAGAATTTCACGTTTTCTATGCGGTTCTTCGACGGCAACATAGTTGCAAAGCCGTTATATTCCCGCTTGATTTCGCTCCCGGCGACACCACCGACGAGCAGCACCAGCAACGCGATATGCATCAGCCACAGCCCCGCATTCTTTAATCCGCGAGGCATGCGGAACGCCAAGGACGCGGCCACATTCACAGCCGCCAACAAGGCAAGCCCCTTAAAGGCCGGCAGCGGCACCACTCCTAAAATCCAGATGAAATAGCTACCAAAAAAGCGATCCACCGCAATCGATGCAGAATATCCAGCCGATTCGACATTCGCCTGAGCCAGTACACCCCAAAACGTCAGCAACAAAAAGGCGACTAGAAGTACAGCCGTAAATTTTAGCGACGAGAGACGATAGATAAACGACGAGATTTTTTTCAAAGGGAATTCGCCTCGACCCACACAAACTTTCGGTCATCCAGTTTCTGTTCGCCGTCAAAACGGTACGCCACCAAACGGCCATTCCCGCGATAACCGGCCACACTAAAATCCAAACAGCATACGTTATCGCGAATCAATTTCGGAAGCCCGGTCAGCCAATAATGTCCAAAGAATACGGGGCGTTCGGTTTCGCCGTAATAATTCCGCTGACGCACTTGCGGCAAGACATCCGCCTGCACATCCATCGAAACCCCAGGCTGAAAACTCAGCTCGCCGAAACTTGCCTTTGCTGGATTCACCCACCAAGCTATACGGGTCTTTACGCGACGCACGCCCTCGGCATCGGTAAAGTATTCTCCTACGGGCAAGGGCATCTCGGGGCCCTTTAAAAGCGTACTCATGGGTACAAAAAGGCTGTCTTCGTATTCAAAATCTTCGTCATTGGCCCGAGCGATCAATTCATCGAAATTGCCATCGGCAAAGCAGGTAATGTTTTCACGCCTTAAAGCCTCGACGGCAGCCCCGTCAAAGCAGGCGTGCTGGGCTCTAAAGGAATCTGTCTCCAGGTAAATCGGCAAAGTCTTTACGAATTCCAAAGCATCTAGGAATTCCTGCTTTCGACCTACAAAATCGGACACCGTCCGTGAATGAATGGCAATCTTGTTGAAGCTATGTTCCCGTAAAAAGCCATCCTTAAAGCGATGCAGAAAATGTCCGCCACCGGCCCCATTCTTTTGCCAGAACGAAAGCATATTGAATTCATGGTTTCCCATAAGGGCAACGGCGGTTCCAGCATCCCGCATCGCACGCACCAGGTTCAGCGTTTCACGCACCTTGGAGCCGCGATCCACATAATCGCCCAAAAACACCACCGTACGTTCATTTCCCGGATAACGGTAGGCACCATTTGATTCCACATAGCCCAGCTTTTTTAGCAAAGCCCGCAGTTCATCACAATGCCCATGAACATCACCGATAAAATCCAAGGAATTCGTCATGGCTCTAATATAACTAAATGCAAATAAAATTATCTTTGCTTATAAGAATCATTTCGTTATAAATATGAACATTTGGGAACTGCTCACATCCGACAAAACCCTGGACTTTATCAAAGAAGCCCTTGTCCGCAAAATGGATGCTCTTCAGGTATCAACCCGTCTGAACAAAGACGGCTACAGCAACGAAGAACGGGCTGTTATCATGGATTACATGGCTCTTGTTCCCAAGTTCCGCGAAAAGTTTTTTGCCGAATCGGAGCGCAAAGAAAAATTCCTACTCTGCGACAAGCTAGCCCTGGAGCAAAGTACAGCCCAGGATATCGGCCGCTGGAAAGCAAACCTCTGGCCAGGCGAAGGCTCCGTAAACGATTTATGCTGCGGCATGGGCGGCGACAGTTTCTTTTTACCCGCCAACCTTAAAGTGACCGGTATCGACCTGGACGAAAATCGCCTGGCTATGTACCGCTACAACCAGCAGGCCTTCGACAAGACCGTCGATACGCGATGCGCCGACGTCCGAGAAGTCGCTCGCGGCAATGACTCCAACGGCAATCAAGGCACCGACTTTTTTACCATCGACCCGGCCCGTCGCGCCTTGGAAGGCGAAAACCAGCGGGACCTGCGCAACCTGACGCCCACACTTGAAGAAGTCGTAGAAATCAGCAAGCACTACAAGGGTGGTATGGCTAAGCTCCCTCCCGGCTACCCTCCAGCTGAAATTCCCGACGGCACCGAGATTATATATATAGGCGGGCACAGTGACTGTCGCGAATGCCTGGTGCTTTTTGGAGAACTCGCACAGAATCCGGATACGGTCCGAGCCGTCATCGTCAATAAGACCGGCAAAGCCCTTGCCCAGTGGAGTCGCAAGCGCGACCGTTCCACGGAGACCTTGGACGACGACCTTCAAGAAAAGCTGGACAAGAACGACAGCCTCGAAGGAAAAGATCGCACCTACCGCACCGCCACAAGCAAAAGCGACCTCCCCCTCGGAGAATTGGGGAAATACCTTTCGGAACCGGCGCCCGTACTCATCCGCAGCCACCTTTTCAACGCCGCAGCCCTCGCCAACGACGCAAACGCCCGCCTGATTTCGGAGGGAATCGCCTACGTGACCAGCGAAAACCCGCTCCCCGCACCAGGATTTTCTTGCTACGAAGTCCTCGCCCACGTCGAAATTGCAACAGGCGCCGTCCGCGCCATGCTCAAGGAACATGATGTCGGCAAAATCACTCTCAAGCTCCGCGGCGTAAAGCTGGACCCTGATGCAGAAATCAAGCGTTTAAAGCCCAAGGGCAAAAAATCCGCCATTCTTTTCTACACCCGCGCCTGTGGCGAAAAAGTCGCCATACTCGCAAGGAAGCTCTAACTATGTCCGTCAAACT is a genomic window of Fibrobacter sp. UWT2 containing:
- a CDS encoding pyrimidine 5'-nucleotidase — translated: MVWLFDYDLTLYGTEERCVINSLDHRISLFVQKTVGGDFESAHKIRTDYLERFGTTLAGLMAMNNTDPDDFFDFIHVPDFLTYPKKAPEKLALLQSLKGPRFVFTNGRHDWSEAGMAHMGIDSAIDGVFDLKQLDWVGKPHDSAYVKMEKWLAEKLAGMGVAYPENPKEIVLLEDSLRNLEPAHRRGWTTIFVNPTTDTPNWVDFHIPHLMNLADLKL
- a CDS encoding deoxyguanosinetriphosphate triphosphohydrolase, yielding MLQWDTLLSATRYGHPADLDPNRSDFHRDYDRIVFSTAFRRLGRKTQVHPFSVNDHVHSRLTHSIEVSSVGRSLAITVYHLIKKYLPKYINEYHFGTIVQSACLAHDIGNPPFGHAGEAAIREWFRKNCNSAPLRDLNDTEIADFENFDGNAQGHRILSKLEYHFLDGGMRLTYATLGAMIKYPQLAKFGSPTSLFATEADLYRVTAYTLGIPEVETGKWVRHPLVYLMEAADDICYSILDVEDAIELGILSYGDVRGMFSYLCGPDVDIDREFQENGQNFRDFLSSVRGRAIQNLIDDVAVTFVNNYEAIMSGERVKHLTNLSKSDVMEGIRIAKRLGVERIYPDRRKTELEVGSYTTLATVLDAFINGVYDFRLNGNNSYRADRIVRLIGQAKIGQSVTVAEAYHQVLDFVSGMTDNYATYLARQIGGLAMGY
- a CDS encoding cytochrome c biogenesis protein; its protein translation is MKKISSFIYRLSSLKFTAVLLVAFLLLTFWGVLAQANVESAGYSASIAVDRFFGSYFIWILGVVPLPAFKGLALLAAVNVAASLAFRMPRGLKNAGLWLMHIALLVLLVGGVAGSEIKREYNGFATMLPSKNRIENVKFFEVSDSLRLAPVREGRRILENHWPYYVQYRGNVDMEPDKKVAMYKAFYDPLHFVPYAFTVLFLLGAALHYAVKVRGSRKSSSCVATKIVALVALAMLALPTNVRADEIPSDALIWFSVGRETPVIVEGELRPFDSFARGFLDDLSGRVTYKCRENDFCEGKIPAVHIVEWIKDLSEKTKDLALFKVLRSDVLDALQLPSEARYVSYAELAPSRDLLKLYASRDDNHPATVEMRRLYSNFLQYEAIKNGTAFTVVDAASSQYAAVDKGRLATEVFYHKANFALWGFIISFIACLLASLNQLFKSRKLDVAANGLCVASTAVLTTMLALRTYVAMRPPMSNLYEIVLLVALLLMAFESGAFLFCKNRTYALMVPVVLMATALLFFAKFVLEVGDTFQPIPTVLNSSVFLTVHVFTIALGFAGMILSGIVSHLVLFRGNAALPSVEQPKGSPLYSLLYGTLVFGAVFTVVGTLLGGVWADFAWGRFWGFDPKECGALFVILWAMLALHLRAGRMVSARGFALMNCFNVIVTFLCWFGVNLLGVGLHSYGFQSGSVIWLVAFVVVDLIVITFLAKKARPDTNH
- a CDS encoding metallophosphoesterase translates to MTNSLDFIGDVHGHCDELRALLKKLGYVESNGAYRYPGNERTVVFLGDYVDRGSKVRETLNLVRAMRDAGTAVALMGNHEFNMLSFWQKNGAGGGHFLHRFKDGFLREHSFNKIAIHSRTVSDFVGRKQEFLDALEFVKTLPIYLETDSFRAQHACFDGAAVEALRRENITCFADGNFDELIARANDEDFEYEDSLFVPMSTLLKGPEMPLPVGEYFTDAEGVRRVKTRIAWWVNPAKASFGELSFQPGVSMDVQADVLPQVRQRNYYGETERPVFFGHYWLTGLPKLIRDNVCCLDFSVAGYRGNGRLVAYRFDGEQKLDDRKFVWVEANSL
- a CDS encoding class I SAM-dependent methyltransferase; this encodes MNIWELLTSDKTLDFIKEALVRKMDALQVSTRLNKDGYSNEERAVIMDYMALVPKFREKFFAESERKEKFLLCDKLALEQSTAQDIGRWKANLWPGEGSVNDLCCGMGGDSFFLPANLKVTGIDLDENRLAMYRYNQQAFDKTVDTRCADVREVARGNDSNGNQGTDFFTIDPARRALEGENQRDLRNLTPTLEEVVEISKHYKGGMAKLPPGYPPAEIPDGTEIIYIGGHSDCRECLVLFGELAQNPDTVRAVIVNKTGKALAQWSRKRDRSTETLDDDLQEKLDKNDSLEGKDRTYRTATSKSDLPLGELGKYLSEPAPVLIRSHLFNAAALANDANARLISEGIAYVTSENPLPAPGFSCYEVLAHVEIATGAVRAMLKEHDVGKITLKLRGVKLDPDAEIKRLKPKGKKSAILFYTRACGEKVAILARKL